From Aricia agestis chromosome 11, ilAriAges1.1, whole genome shotgun sequence, a single genomic window includes:
- the LOC121731537 gene encoding DNA primase small subunit, producing the protein MVGQYDENLLPDMLPIYYTRQFPQKILCRWLSCGSSPQPLCNRELSFTLADDVYLRYLSFSDQKELQTLFQKKCPHKLDIGAVYNTKPSIGRHDAVVLARELVFDIDLTDYDEIRTCCQEAKVCDKCWKFMVIACEILNTALKDDFGFQSILWVFSGRRGIHCWVSDYEARTLDSPGRSAVADYLCLISGGENQSKKVHLGSDNLHTSIKRAVTIIDRYFIKVLEEQEFLSTDERLKKFLKMIQDENLRNQVESNLQKMSESSVERWEAFVEIYNRHCKENPNSFRKSKYLLEEIKIQYCYPRLDVNVTKGFNHLLKSPFSIHPKTGKVSIAFKPENAKNMKLEDIPTIYTLLDDSASENSKHDSNMKLAVKTFQEVVFSLEKAEALRRRNEASATLDF; encoded by the exons ATG GTCGGGCAATATGATGAAAACTTATTACCTGATATGTTGCCTATATACTATACGCGACAATTTCctcagaaaatattatgtcgctGGCTTTCATGTGGTAGTAGTCCACAGCCGCTCTGCAATAGAGAATTATCTTTCACACTTGCTGATGACGTTTACCTGCGATATTTATCATTCAGTGACCAAAAAGAACTTCAAACACTATTCCAAAAGAAATGCCCACATAAATTAGATATTGGTGCTGTTTATAACACAAA ACCATCAATTGGCCGACATGATGCTGTAGTCCTGGCTAGGGAGCTTGTGTTTGATATAGATTTAACAGACTATGATGAAATCCGAACATGTTGTCAGGAAGCAAAGGTCTGTGATAAATGCTGGAAGTTTATGGTAATAGCATGTGAAATTCTGAACACAGCATTAAaag ATGACTTTGGATTTCAAAGTATACTTTGGGTGTTTTCTGGACGACGTGGAATACATTGCTGGGTGTCAGATTATGAAGCAAGAACCCTGGACAGTCCTGGAAGATCAGCTGTCGCCGACTACTTGTGTTTGATATCTGGTGGTGAAAATCAGAGCAAGAAGGTTCATTTAGGCAGTGACAATCTGCATACcagtataaa GAGAGCAGTAACTATAATTGATAGATATTTCATTAAAGTTCTTGAAGAACAAGAATTCTTATCTACAGATGAAAGGTTAAAGAAGTTTTTGAAAATGATTCAAGATGAAAATCTACGAAATCAAGTTGAGAGCAATTTACAAAAGATGTCAGAGTCTTCAGTTGAAAGATGGGAAGCTTTTGTAGAGATCTACAACAGACACTGTAAAGAA AATCCCAATTCATTTCGGAAATCTAAATATTTGTtggaagaaataaaaattcaatacTGCTATCCAAGACTTGATGTGAATGTTACAAAAGGTTTCAACCATTTGCTTAAGTCCCCATTCAGTATTCATCCAAAGACTGGAAAGGTTTCTATAGCATTTAAGCCAGAGAATGCTAAAAATATGAAGCTAGAAGACATACCTACAATTTACACTTTATTAGATGACAGTGCTTCAGAAAATAGCAAACACGATAGTAACATGAAGTTAGCAGTAAAAACGTTTCAAGAAGTTGTATTTTCTTTGGAGAAGGCAGAGGCGTTAAGGCGAAGAAATGAAGCAA GTGCCACCCTGGATTTTTAA
- the LOC121731542 gene encoding leucine-rich repeats and immunoglobulin-like domains protein 3 isoform X2 has protein sequence MKMGDTHFFTIVTALLLIRITSQTEYYECPQKCVCLKKYVDCSGKNLATVPNIPVWVEQLDLNSNKLSKDVTAGFERLAYLRILRLDKNALTHIPNFHSINEIQDVSLNKNHIESIDAGRFPVNCSIKVLSLNNNRIKTIDENALVNLTNLVSLKLNKNEIVSLPNHLFSNQSNLKVLELNHNKLRVINGLVFKGLSNLSVLRIKYNNIENIMDGAFFGFKSVNLLHLDHNGIKNISKGWTYGLESLATLSMSNNLISHIDLGSWELCSKLENLNLSHNSLFEIEGRTFQHLVNLQTLKLSNNNISSISQEAFSHMTKLQILYLNNNKISWTVEDMSGPFSKLQSLKIFNLSNNHIKSIGSRAFEGLNNVVELDLRNNNITSIQQHAFDSMSKLKKFYLNSNSLLCDCNLLWIVKWIRDKVEHRSVKATCAYPSEVRGFAISKLKEDNCGDNSPKPKITEHPKPHHAIKNRSDNLVCSATSNPFSNITFLWRKNNGNISNPTVYENVTVSEKGHIATSILILPNVAYGDAGRYQCVVSNKFGTTYSNKATVNIVTYPHFRVKPTNVTVKTGELVTLNCAATGDPPPEISWKKDGGNDFPAARERRMNVIPNDPRFFIVNAKPADMGIYSCAAKNDAGTILANATVTVLQEPSFIRVMENKEVVSGESTVLECTVTGSPKPVLKWFKDGSIVVPSKRHYFLNDNQYLVTINTESEDAGQYECEITNELGTKKEMFEVKVLPPVAIMVKEEDMTGIIIITVVCCAVGTSIIWVVIIYHTRRRMAGAVRQYPAESVKMTQVVHSDSESPHMFPDNLSEHSSCKDSGTGDSAKQTSFDGVPTDKSDQVHFESAVCRSYSPVQEAHKLLPSSFKPSIQVCYGQPGAGYTQPGGQGLEMGHGPYPSLGGGGTVSPQVQQWFRAVDKDQSGFITAVELRSALVNANGQQFSEIACNLMLGMFDKDRSGHVNVEEFDKLYTYVNQWLTVFKTYDTDQSGHIEEEELSKAFTQMGFRFTPEFISFLIKRCDPREGKVSVDNFIVLCVQLQRFTEAFRTRDTQQNGTVTIGFEEFLNIALSCSI, from the exons ATGAAAATGGGAGACACCCATTTCTTTACTATTGTTACGGCGTTATTACTGATACGAATTACGTCCCAAACTGAATACTACGAGTGTCCACAAAAATGTGTCTGCCTAAAAAAGTATGTGGATTGCTCCGGAAAAAACTTGGCTACTGTGCCCAATATTCCTGTGTGGGTGGAACAATTGGATCTAAACTCCAATAAGCTAAGCAAAGATGTTACCGCTGGCTTCGAAAGACTGGCCTATTTAAGAATCCTAAGGCTCGACAAAAATGCTTTAACACACATACCTAATTTTCATAGCATCAATGAAATACAAGATGTAAGTCTAAATAAGAATCATATAGAGTCCATAGACGCAGGACGTTTTCCAGTGAACTGCTCcataaaagtattaagtttaaataacaaTCGCATAAAGACTATTGATGAAAATGCTTTGGTCAACCTCACCAATCTGGTCTCACTGAAATTgaacaaaaatgaaattgtgtCACTGCCCAACCATCTCTTCAGCAATCAGTCTAACCTCAAGGTTTTGGAGCTGAATCACAACAAACTGAGAGTCATAAATGGGTTAGTTTTCAAAGGATTGTCTAACCTTTCAGTTCTGAGAATAAAGTACAacaatattgaaaatattatggatGGAGcattttttggttttaaatcAGTAAATTTATTGCATCTGGATCACAatggaattaaaaatatatcgaaGGGCTGGACTTATGGACTGGAATCTTTAGCCACATTGTCAATGTCCAATAATTTAATTTCGCATATTGATTTGGGCAGTTGGGAGCTGTGCTCcaaattagaaaatttaaatcTCTCCCACAACAGTCTGTTTGAAATAGAGGGACGAACCTTCCAGCACTTAGTTAATTTACAAACTCTTAAATTGAGTAACAACAATATTTCCTCAATATCTCAGGAGGCCTTTAGTCATATGACTAAACTGCAAATTCTCTATTTAAACAACAACAAGATTTCATGGACTGTGGAGGACATGTCTGGACCGTTTTCTAAGCTGCAAAGCTTGAAGATATTTAACTTATCAAACAATCATATAAAATCTATAGGCTCAAGAGCTTTTGAGGGATTGAATAATGTTGTAGAGCTAGATTTAAGGAACAACAATATAACATCAATCCAACAGCATGCCTTTGATTCTATGTCTAAACTGAAGAAATTTTACCTCAATTCTAATTCTCTCCTATGTGACTGCAACTTACTATGGATTGTCAAGTGGATAAGAGATAAAGTGGAGCATAGATCTGTAAAAGCGACATGCGCCTACCCATCTGAAGTCAGAGGCTTTGCTATTTCCAAACTGAAGGAAGATAACTGTGGGGACAACTCCCCAAAGCCAAAAATAACAGAACATCCAAAACCACATCATGCCATAAAGAATCGTTCAGACAATTTAGTATGCTCAGCAACATCAAACCCTTTTAGTAATATCACATTCTTATGGAGAaaaaataatggcaacataagCAACCCAACAGTTTATGAAAATGTTACCGTATCTGAAAAAGGACATATAGCCACCTCAATTTTAATACTCCCAAATGTTGCTTATGGTGATGCAGGAAGATACCAATGTGTTGTTAGCAACAAATTTGGCACAACATACTCAAACAAAGCCACTGTCAACATTGTGACGTACCCACATTTTCGAGTAAAACCCACAAATGTGACAGTAAAGACTGGAGAACTCGTGACCCTTAATTGTGCTGCAACTGGTGACCCACCACCTGAAATTTCTTGGAAGAAAGATGGAGGCAATGACTTTCCAGCAGCCCGAGAAAGAAGGATGAATGTGATTCCCAATGATCCTCGATTTTTCATTGTTAATGCCAAACCAGCAGATATGGGCATATACAGTTGTGCAGCAAAAAATGATGCTGGTACCATATTAGCCAATGCTACAGTAACAGTATTGCAGGAGCCATCCTTTATTAGAGTGATGGAAAACAAGGAGGTCGTCAGTGGAGAATCAACTGTACTAGAATGTACAGTGACAGGTTCACCAAAACCAGTCCTGAAATGGTTTAAAGATGGCTCAATTGTAGTTCCTTCCAAGAGGCATTATTTCCTAAATGATAACCAGTACCTCGTTACAATTAATACAGAATCTGAGGATGCAGGCCAATATGAGTGTGAAATCACAAACGAACTTGGCACTAAAAAGGAAATGTTTGAGGTGAAAGTGCTACCTCCAGTAGCCATTATGGTTAAAGAAGAAGATATGAccggtataattataataacggtAGTGTGTTGTGCAGTAGGAACTTCGATCATATGGGTGGTGATTATTTATCACACCCGTAGACGGATGGCGGGTGCGGTACGCCAGTATCCAGCTGAAAGTGTGAAAATGACACAAGTTGTGCATAGTGATAGTGAATCCCCTCACATGTTTCCAGACAATCTATCCGAACATTCATCGTGCAAAGATAGCGGGACTGGAGATTCGGCTAAACAAACGAGCTTTGATGGTGTGCCTACAGATAAAAGTGATCAAGTGCATTTTGAATCTGCAGTATGCCGAAGCTATTCACCAGTACAGGAAGCACATAAGCTCCTACCTTCCTCCTTTAAACCGTCTATACAAGTATGT TATGGTCAACCAGGTGCAGGGTATACTCAACCAGGTGGTCAAGGTCTGGAGATGGGGCACGGACCGTATCCGTCCTTGGGAGGTGGTGGCACGGTGTCGCCGCAGGTGCAGCAGTGGTTCCGGGCGGTTGATAAAGACCAATCTGGTTTTATAACCGCAGTGGAGCTGAGATCGGCCCTCGTTAACGCCAACGGACAACAGTTTTCCGAAATTGCCTGTAACTTGATGCTTG GTATGTTTGACAAAGACCGCTCGGGACACGTCAATGTTGAGGAGTTTGATAAACTGTACACATACGTCAACCAGTGGCTCACGGTGTTCAAGACATATGATACTGACCAGTCTGGACATATTGAAGAGGAGGAACTTAGTAAAG catTCACGCAAATGGGATTCCGTTTCACACCTGAATTCATATCGTTTTTGATAAAGCGATGTGACCCAAGAGAAGGCAAAGTCTCTGTTGACAACTTCATAGTATTGTGTGTGCAGCTACAACGCTTTACTGAAGCATTCCGTACCCGTGACACCCAACAAAACGGGACAGTTACGATTGGTTTCGAAGAATTCCTAAACATCGCTTTAAGCTgctctatttaa
- the LOC121731542 gene encoding peflin isoform X1 has protein sequence MAYNPGYGQPGAGYAQPGAEYGQPGAGYTQPGGQGLEMGHGPYPSLGGGGTVSPQVQQWFRAVDKDQSGFITAVELRSALVNANGQQFSEIACNLMLGMFDKDRSGHVNVEEFDKLYTYVNQWLTVFKTYDTDQSGHIEEEELSKAFTQMGFRFTPEFISFLIKRCDPREGKVSVDNFIVLCVQLQRFTEAFRTRDTQQNGTVTIGFEEFLNIALSCSI, from the exons ATGGCGTACAAT CCTGGATATGGTCAACCAGGTGCAGGGTATGCTCAACCAGGTGCAGAGTATGGTCAACCAGGTGCAGGGTATACTCAACCAGGTGGTCAAGGTCTGGAGATGGGGCACGGACCGTATCCGTCCTTGGGAGGTGGTGGCACGGTGTCGCCGCAGGTGCAGCAGTGGTTCCGGGCGGTTGATAAAGACCAATCTGGTTTTATAACCGCAGTGGAGCTGAGATCGGCCCTCGTTAACGCCAACGGACAACAGTTTTCCGAAATTGCCTGTAACTTGATGCTTG GTATGTTTGACAAAGACCGCTCGGGACACGTCAATGTTGAGGAGTTTGATAAACTGTACACATACGTCAACCAGTGGCTCACGGTGTTCAAGACATATGATACTGACCAGTCTGGACATATTGAAGAGGAGGAACTTAGTAAAG catTCACGCAAATGGGATTCCGTTTCACACCTGAATTCATATCGTTTTTGATAAAGCGATGTGACCCAAGAGAAGGCAAAGTCTCTGTTGACAACTTCATAGTATTGTGTGTGCAGCTACAACGCTTTACTGAAGCATTCCGTACCCGTGACACCCAACAAAACGGGACAGTTACGATTGGTTTCGAAGAATTCCTAAACATCGCTTTAAGCTgctctatttaa